A single genomic interval of Leptospira semungkisensis harbors:
- a CDS encoding ArsR/SmtB family transcription factor — protein sequence MDILKITKAIGNETRLNILEWLKSPESNFGEQEIGDFQKDGVCVTLIQEKTELGQSTISHYLSILLGANLLKAKRIGQWTFYKRNEETIRAYLESLKQKIR from the coding sequence ATGGATATTCTCAAAATAACAAAGGCGATCGGCAATGAGACTCGTTTGAATATTCTTGAATGGCTAAAGAGCCCGGAATCGAACTTTGGAGAACAGGAAATTGGAGATTTTCAAAAGGATGGAGTTTGCGTGACTCTCATCCAGGAAAAGACAGAGCTAGGGCAATCTACTATCTCCCATTATCTTTCGATTCTTTTGGGGGCGAATCTTCTAAAAGCCAAGCGAATCGGCCAATGGACTTTTTATAAACGAAATGAAGAAACGATTCGAGCCTATTTGGAATCCTTGAAACAAAAAATCAGATAA
- a CDS encoding LLM class oxidoreductase — translation MFQKGKLTVGVFFPIEAFEGARPTMSKQIELAQRAEQGGFSALWFRDVPLLDPTFGDIGQVFDPFVYLGYIAAQTESIALATGSIILPIRHPIHTAKAAASVDQLSQGRLVLGIASGDRPVEYPLLGLNFEKRGEIFRNHLGDFRKYLENEFPEIQTEYGTIASVDLVPKPFAKGIPTLVTGFSQQSLKWIAENADGWISYPRSLDQQLKIVSSWRDTVEEVWGDRFLPFAQSLYIDLQSQPDAPPKNIHLGFSSGRKFLTEVLIILKDIGVNHVVLNLKYGRRPASEVLEELIQFVLPELGL, via the coding sequence ATGTTTCAAAAAGGAAAACTGACCGTAGGTGTTTTTTTTCCGATAGAGGCTTTTGAAGGCGCAAGGCCTACGATGTCGAAGCAAATTGAATTAGCGCAAAGGGCTGAACAAGGAGGATTCTCCGCTTTATGGTTTAGGGATGTTCCTTTATTGGATCCTACATTCGGTGATATAGGACAGGTTTTTGATCCTTTTGTATATTTAGGATATATCGCCGCTCAAACTGAGTCCATCGCACTCGCAACAGGTTCGATCATATTGCCGATCAGACATCCAATTCATACTGCAAAGGCGGCCGCTTCGGTCGATCAGCTCAGCCAAGGAAGATTAGTTTTAGGAATCGCTTCTGGAGACAGACCTGTAGAATATCCACTTCTCGGTCTCAATTTTGAAAAAAGAGGCGAGATATTCAGAAATCATTTAGGTGATTTTAGAAAGTATTTGGAGAATGAATTTCCGGAAATTCAAACGGAATACGGCACAATAGCAAGTGTCGATTTAGTGCCGAAGCCTTTTGCAAAAGGCATTCCAACTTTAGTTACAGGGTTCAGTCAACAGTCTCTGAAATGGATCGCGGAGAATGCGGACGGCTGGATTTCTTATCCTAGATCGCTTGATCAGCAGCTGAAGATCGTTTCAAGCTGGAGAGATACTGTCGAAGAAGTTTGGGGAGATCGATTTCTTCCCTTTGCTCAGTCTTTGTATATCGACTTGCAAAGCCAACCGGATGCTCCTCCTAAAAATATTCATCTTGGCTTTAGTTCCGGTAGAAAATTTCTTACCGAAGTTTTGATCATTTTGAAAGATATTGGAGTCAATCACGTTGTATTAAATTTAAAATACGGCAGACGACCGGCTTCAGAAGTTTTAGAAGAATTAATTCAGTTCGTGCTCCCAGAACTCGGTCTGTAG
- a CDS encoding patatin-like phospholipase family protein, with product MSSYFSPGKSEQSSNFPSLPKAKKGAKALVVAGGGMKGSFAGGALYAINQAVPSTFFDLILGVSSGSCAAAYYTTGYEASHEEGLRILDIWRKELTGNQLISFLNPFRGKTFLDQEYLIDYLFGTKYRLPSEYLEKKETSPLYVVVTNLAKARAEYVKATASNVLNLLKAATSLPIATRGKWKLDGQYYGDGGISDPIPVESVIQAGYKDITVVLNSPEDEFSDPIPRFQGWLSYPSDKKLSHMITKVHHTMYNRAVHILHSPPKGVKIRVISPDESELSMVTTSARLLNRSVTKGMEAGQRLVANLLGEMSGLKNKSKLLKKLFVPVIRPEKK from the coding sequence ATGAGTTCGTATTTTTCTCCGGGCAAGTCGGAGCAAAGCTCAAACTTTCCGAGCCTACCTAAAGCAAAGAAAGGCGCAAAAGCCTTGGTAGTAGCTGGCGGTGGAATGAAAGGTTCTTTTGCAGGTGGCGCATTGTATGCGATTAACCAGGCTGTCCCTTCTACTTTTTTTGATCTGATCTTAGGTGTTTCTTCCGGCTCTTGTGCGGCGGCCTACTATACTACCGGCTACGAAGCGAGTCACGAAGAAGGATTAAGGATCTTGGATATTTGGAGAAAGGAGCTCACCGGTAATCAGCTGATCTCTTTTTTGAATCCTTTTAGAGGCAAAACTTTTCTAGACCAAGAGTATTTGATCGATTATTTGTTTGGGACCAAATACAGACTTCCTTCGGAGTATTTGGAAAAAAAAGAAACTTCTCCCTTGTATGTGGTGGTTACAAACCTTGCCAAGGCACGCGCAGAATACGTAAAGGCGACAGCGTCTAACGTATTAAATCTGCTTAAGGCCGCTACCTCTCTTCCGATCGCGACCAGAGGAAAATGGAAATTGGACGGTCAATACTATGGAGACGGAGGGATCTCGGATCCAATCCCTGTGGAATCTGTTATCCAAGCAGGCTACAAAGATATTACCGTTGTCTTAAATAGTCCGGAAGACGAGTTCTCCGATCCAATCCCCAGATTTCAAGGATGGCTCTCTTATCCTTCCGACAAAAAGCTCTCTCACATGATCACCAAAGTGCATCATACCATGTACAATCGCGCGGTGCATATTCTACATTCCCCGCCAAAGGGTGTGAAGATCCGAGTCATTTCTCCTGATGAATCGGAACTAAGCATGGTGACAACAAGTGCACGATTGCTGAATCGCTCCGTGACTAAAGGAATGGAAGCCGGCCAAAGATTAGTAGCGAACCTACTCGGAGAAATGTCCGGGTTGAAAAACAAATCTAAACTGCTCAAGAAACTCTTCGTTCCTGTCATTCGTCCGGAGAAAAAATAA
- a CDS encoding RNA polymerase subunit sigma-70, with product MYKNPDRDERLISSLEIYFRNGDSDLFLKEASGLAWTLSQKKYHLDDDSCAEIVLKLVHDVEHIMKVYQEGKYCNFPAFLTAYIKHLILNQRKKNVIRARMEIVTDEFYTDRFPRASDYDFTTDILNESDEISSMVRDALNRLDPLSSLIIKMKHRIPPNLREFRILSQRLKPLELNIKQYFRLDQEEETINRIKKRKAEDQLKKLFQSLHTSQPKDRSRWQGARQNWFHRHSTVPEEKSFRKIAYYLGMSQHKVRSSYYSTIANLKKNRWEKVGWKEAA from the coding sequence ATGTATAAAAACCCGGACCGAGACGAGAGACTGATTTCCTCCTTAGAGATCTATTTTAGGAATGGGGACTCGGATCTTTTTTTGAAAGAAGCCTCCGGACTCGCTTGGACTCTCTCTCAAAAAAAATATCATCTAGACGATGATTCCTGCGCTGAGATCGTTTTGAAGTTGGTCCATGATGTGGAGCATATCATGAAAGTCTATCAAGAGGGAAAGTATTGTAACTTTCCGGCATTCTTAACGGCATATATTAAACATTTAATATTGAATCAAAGGAAAAAGAACGTAATCCGAGCAAGAATGGAGATAGTAACCGATGAGTTTTATACAGATCGATTTCCGAGAGCCAGCGATTACGATTTCACGACAGATATACTGAACGAATCGGACGAAATTTCCAGTATGGTAAGAGATGCGCTGAATCGATTGGATCCTTTGTCTTCTCTCATTATCAAGATGAAGCATAGAATCCCTCCGAACTTACGCGAATTCAGAATATTAAGCCAACGATTGAAACCGTTGGAATTGAACATTAAACAATATTTTCGCTTAGATCAGGAAGAAGAGACCATAAATCGGATCAAAAAAAGAAAGGCAGAAGACCAGCTCAAAAAACTGTTCCAGTCTTTACATACTTCTCAACCAAAGGATAGAAGTAGATGGCAGGGAGCCAGACAGAATTGGTTCCATCGACATTCCACGGTTCCTGAAGAAAAAAGCTTTAGAAAAATTGCATATTATTTGGGAATGAGCCAGCATAAGGTGCGTTCCTCGTACTATTCTACCATCGCAAATCTTAAAAAGAATCGCTGGGAGAAAGTTGGATGGAAAGAAGCAGCTTAA
- a CDS encoding intradiol ring-cleavage dioxygenase, whose product MKRADFLKKVFFSGALASGIAIACKKESENKIGILGPLGPLEGIIGGTCNSADVTSAPACALIPEETKGPYPLDLSSNSSYFRQDITEGKTGIPLTLVLTIENVNNSCSPITNARVDVWHCDKDGYYSGYKETGYLGTKDYAADTFCRGIQLTDSAGMVTFTTIYPGWYSGRITHIHFQVYLNNGLVATSQIAFPEDITKTVYTTSLYSTHGQNTSVSGNCADSILGNSAADLSQELCTVIEDTSNGGYIASLYVGIAN is encoded by the coding sequence TTGAAACGAGCGGATTTTTTAAAGAAGGTTTTTTTCTCGGGGGCTTTGGCTTCCGGTATCGCTATCGCCTGCAAAAAGGAAAGTGAAAATAAGATCGGAATCCTTGGGCCTTTAGGTCCTTTGGAGGGAATTATCGGAGGCACCTGCAATTCTGCAGACGTCACTTCTGCACCGGCTTGCGCGCTTATTCCAGAAGAAACGAAAGGACCATATCCATTGGATCTGAGTTCGAATTCTTCCTACTTTCGGCAAGATATCACAGAGGGAAAAACGGGGATCCCTCTTACATTAGTGCTCACGATAGAGAATGTGAACAACAGTTGTAGCCCGATTACAAATGCAAGAGTGGATGTTTGGCATTGTGATAAGGATGGCTATTATTCCGGTTATAAGGAGACAGGATACTTAGGAACCAAGGATTATGCAGCAGATACCTTTTGCAGAGGAATACAACTTACTGATAGTGCGGGAATGGTGACCTTTACTACGATATATCCCGGCTGGTATTCCGGTAGGATCACTCATATTCATTTTCAAGTCTATTTGAATAACGGACTCGTGGCTACTTCTCAAATAGCTTTTCCAGAAGATATTACGAAAACAGTATATACTACTTCTCTTTATTCTACCCACGGACAAAATACTTCCGTGTCCGGAAATTGTGCGGATTCGATCCTTGGAAATTCGGCTGCCGACTTGAGTCAGGAACTTTGCACTGTCATTGAAGATACGAGCAACGGAGGATATATAGCTTCCTTGTATGTGGGAATTGCGAATTGA
- a CDS encoding SelL-related redox protein, protein MKFLPKEVLEYPIKGRRLVGTVLGDNIPQKPSLLIYLRHLGCIFCRETVEDLRLISSEMRAFPPILFIYPDTPREGEEFFTRFWPEASAISDPNATLYEGLKIAEGNLIELAGPEVWVSALRALAKGNFYGAQGRNILRMPGAFLVLKDRILWSHTYRHIGDEPDWTKLPGCTPIPSDEYDPGILPA, encoded by the coding sequence ATGAAATTTCTACCGAAAGAAGTCTTGGAATATCCGATCAAAGGCAGAAGGCTAGTCGGAACGGTTTTGGGAGATAATATTCCCCAGAAGCCTAGCTTACTTATCTATCTGAGACATTTAGGATGTATTTTTTGTAGAGAGACAGTTGAGGATCTGAGACTGATTAGTTCTGAGATGCGTGCCTTTCCTCCTATATTATTTATTTATCCGGATACTCCAAGAGAAGGTGAGGAATTCTTTACCAGATTCTGGCCGGAAGCGAGTGCTATTTCAGATCCAAACGCGACTCTCTATGAAGGACTAAAAATTGCAGAAGGCAATCTGATAGAGTTGGCGGGACCAGAGGTTTGGGTGAGTGCTTTAAGAGCTCTTGCAAAAGGAAATTTTTATGGAGCGCAAGGGCGGAATATTCTTAGGATGCCGGGAGCTTTTCTGGTCTTGAAGGATAGGATCCTGTGGAGCCATACCTATAGACATATAGGAGATGAGCCGGATTGGACGAAACTCCCCGGCTGCACTCCTATTCCTTCAGACGAATATGATCCTGGGATCTTACCCGCCTAG